The Bacillus spongiae genome has a window encoding:
- a CDS encoding NADPH-dependent FMN reductase, protein MDTQKINVLGFAGSLRKDSYNHALLREAAKLAPDNLDIIDFDLSDIPMFNEDLEKQGDPSIVTEFKEAIRQSDALFIVTPEYNGSIPGVLKNAIDWASRGGKEAPLLKKPIAIMGGTPGRAGTAQAQAQLRQVLTSTRSLVMIEPQVLISGVHGLFDEQGQLTDERTSQYIRRLLDSLADWTSILNK, encoded by the coding sequence TTGGATACTCAAAAAATAAACGTATTAGGCTTTGCAGGGAGTTTACGTAAGGATTCATACAATCATGCTCTACTTCGTGAGGCTGCTAAGCTTGCTCCTGACAACTTGGACATCATTGATTTTGATTTATCAGACATTCCTATGTTTAATGAGGATCTCGAAAAACAAGGAGACCCTTCGATTGTTACTGAATTTAAGGAGGCAATTCGCCAGTCTGATGCCCTATTTATTGTAACACCAGAGTATAATGGATCAATACCAGGGGTATTAAAAAACGCAATCGATTGGGCCTCAAGAGGTGGTAAAGAAGCACCCCTATTGAAGAAACCAATAGCAATAATGGGGGGAACTCCCGGTCGAGCTGGTACGGCTCAAGCGCAGGCTCAACTGAGACAAGTCTTAACTTCTACTCGTTCACTCGTTATGATAGAGCCACAAGTATTAATTTCCGGCGTTCATGGATTATTTGATGAACAAGGACAATTAACTGATGAAAGAACTAGTCAATATATTCGCAGACTACTCGATTCATTAGCAGATTGGACGAGTATATTAAATAAATAA
- a CDS encoding IS3 family transposase, whose translation IDYYNNDRIKVKLAGLSPVQYRTQTNLIAV comes from the coding sequence ATTGATTACTATAATAACGACCGAATAAAAGTAAAATTGGCTGGCTTAAGTCCAGTACAATACCGAACTCAAACCAACCTAATAGCAGTATAA